In Planctobacterium marinum, the DNA window TATGAGTAGTTTTGAAGGTGCGATGTGTTGATTATGAGTTAGTGGTCCAGTTAGCGTTGCCACCACTGCGGTATTATTGAGAATGGCAGAGCTGAAATACGAAATGCCCAGTACTTTTAAAGTGGATAAGGTTTTGTTCGCCGTGATGAGTTTCCTGGCGAGCGTTTTCATAATGCGAGATTTATCCACTCCAATACTGACTAACAGAAGCAGTACCAAAATGACCAATCCGCGATTATTGAGATTACTGAGTACCTGATTAACTTCCAGGCTACCAGTTAACAGCAACGTCATTGTCGCAAGGGCGAATATCAGGCTTGGGCTTTTGTTGGAGAACACCAAGCCTAAAATGGTACTCAGAAAAATCCCGAGTACCAATATTTGCGTTATTTCCATATCACCTAACTATTTCAGTTGTGAAATATCAATTGCTTGCCAGTGAGGGAAATGTTTACGTACAAGTGCGTTGAACTCAAGCTCAAATTCAGAAAAATCGCCTTTTTCTGAAGTTTGTTGGCTCTCGTTTGCATTGATTACCATTCCAGCACCGACAGTAGCGTTGCTGATACGATCAATAACAATGAAAGCACCAGTGGCTCGATTTTGCGCGTAAGGGTCAGCAGCAACTGCCTCAGTGAGCTTAAGTTGTACTTGAGCAATCTCGTTTAACTCAAGGTGCACAGCCTCGCTTTTCTCTAGCGTATTGACATCTATTTTGTGGTCAATATCAGAGATACTGCCTGTCACCTTTTTAGTGGCGAACTTGATGGCGTATTGTTTGTTTGGCATTAATGCTTCTTCTGCCATCCATACCAAATGCGCAGTCCATGCGTCTGAGCTGGCTGGGACATTATCCGATTTGACGATCATATCACCGCGTGAAATATCGATTTCATCTTCCAGTGTTAAGGTCACTGCTTGCGGTGTGTGGGCATATTGCAGGTCGTCATCAAAGGTGACGATAGATTTGACCTTGGAGCTTTTACCGGAAGGTAACGCCGTGATTTGGTCACCTACTTTAATGTCTCCAGATACGATTGTGCCGGCAAAACCTCTGAAGTTCAGGTTAGGACGGTTTACATATTGTACCGGGAAGCGGAAGTCAGTTTTGTTTTTATTGCGGTCAATCTCGATAGTTTCAAGAATTTCCATCAGAGGTGCGCCTTCGTACCAGGAAAGATGCTCAGATGGATTAACCACGTTGTCACCATTCAGAGCCGAAATAGGCACAAAGTTAACATCTTCAAAGGCCAGATCTTTGGCGAAAACATTGAAGTCGGAACGGATTTTTTCAAACACATCTTGTTTGTAATCCATCAGATCCATTTTGTTGATGGCTACTACAATATTTTTGATACCCAATAAGGACACCAGGAACGAGTGGCGTTTAGTTTGTACTTGTACACCATGACGTGCGTCCACCAAAATGATGGCCAAATCACAGGTAGATGCACCTGTTACCATGTTACGTGTGTATTGCTCGTGTCCCGGAGTATCTGCAATAATGAATTTGCGTTTATCCGTCGAGAAATAACGATAGGCAACATCAATGGTAATGCCTTGTTCACGTTCGGATTGCAAGCCGTCCACCAACAATGCCAGATCGACTTTTTCTCCGGTGGTTCCCAGCTTTTTGCTGTCTTTAACAACGGCAGCCAATTGATCCTCATAGATCATTTTAGAGTCATGCAGAAGTCGTCCAATCAGAGTACTCTTGCCGTCATCCACGCTACCGCAGGTTAGAAAACGCAGCAGATCTTTCTTTTCATGCTGCTCGAGATAAGCTAATACGTCTTGTTGAAGTAGTTCGTTTTCGTTATGCATCGTTATGCACTCACCAGGAAATAAGGGTTTAAAACAGATTCTTTTTGGTTGTATAGCAACTCAACACCTGAGTCTTGCCATACGCCATTTTCATTTTGAGTCATTACGGTGACTTTACCGCCTGCGGCATTAACAACCGCATGAGCCGCTGCCGTGTCCCATTCAGAGGTGGGACCGAGGCGAGGGTAGAGATGGGCTTTACCTTCAGCTACCATACATAATTTCAATGAGCTGCCCATAGCGACTAATTCACTTGGTTTGCCAAGAGCCTCTAAAAAGCCCTTAATTTCAGGACTTTGATGAGAGCGGCTACCCACAATCTTAAGTTGCTCAGCGCTATCGACAGAAACCGGATTCAACTCCGTACGAGATTTGTCTTCTAGCTCCTTGAAGCAAGGTCCGTCCAGGACGCCAGCATATATTTGATTAATGGCTGGTGCGGTAACTACACCAAGGATGGCTTTACCTTGATGAATAAGCGCGATGTTGACGGTAAATTCGCCATTCTTTTTGATGAATTCTTTTGTGCCATCGAGTGGGTCTACCAACCAATAAGTTTGCCAGTCTTTTCTTTCTTGCCAATCGATATTCGCTGATTCTTCAGAGAGAATCGGATAGTCAGAAATTTCAGCCAGGCGCTGTACAATAATCTTGTGTGCGGCTAAGTCGGCTTCAGTAAGCGGGCTATCATCAGACTTTTCGTAGATTGAGAAATCTTTCTGATAAATCGCCATGATGGCATCGCCCGCATCGCGTGTGATGGCAATAACGGGTTCAAGTAATTCTGTCAGGTTATCTGGCATATTCACTTAAATAAATCCTTTTTCCAGTAATTGCTCATACAGCTTTTCTGTCACAGACTCCGGACTTTCATCATTCACTTGCAGGTGAATTTCAGGTGATTCCGGTGCCTCATAAGGGCTGTCGATACCCGTAAAGTGTTTGATGTCGCCAGCTCTGGCTTTTTTGTACAAACCTTTCGGATCACGCTGCTCGCAAATTTCCAACGGTACATCCACATATACTTCTACAAACTCACTCTCGTCTAACAAATCCCGACAGAATGCTCTGTCGGCTTTAAAAGGTGAGATGAAAGCAGTAAGTACTATTTGGCCTGCATCTACGAATAGCTTTACCACTTCGCTGATGCGACGGATATTTTCCACGCGATCTTTATCGGAAAAACCCAGATCGCCACACAAGCCATGGCGGACGTTATCGCCATCTAACAAATAGGTATGTTTACCTTCAGCTTGTAGTTTTTGCTCAAGTAATCCTGCTAGTGTGGATTTACCTGATCCGCTTAGTCCGGTAAACCAGATAGCTAACGGTTTTTGTTTGTTTTGCTCTGCCCGGCGTGCTTTGTCAATATTGTGCTCGTGCCATACGATATTTTGGCTCATCAGAAATAACCCTCCATTTTCTTTTTCTCCATGGAGCCAGCTGAGTCGTGGTCGATGACACGGCCCTGGCGTTCTGATGTTTTGGTTAGCAACATTTCCTGAATAACTTCAGGTAATGTACTGGCGGTAGACTCCACAGCGCCTGTCAATGGATAGCAACCCAAAGTACGGAAGCGTACTGACTTCATTTCAGGAACTTCGCCTTCTTTAAGTGGCATACGCTCATCGTCCACCATAATTTGCACACCATCTCGTTCAACAACCGGACGAGGTTTGGATAAATACAGACTTGGGATTTCAATGTTTTCCATATAGATGTACTGCCAGATGTCTAATTCAGTCCAGTTAGACATAGGGAATACGCGGATGCTTTCGCCTTTATTGATTTGCGAGTTATAGATATTCCAGAGCTCTGGACGCTGGTTTTTTGGATCCCAGCGATGGTTTTGATCACGGAAAGAGAACACTCTTTCTTTCGCGCGAGATTTTTCTTCGTCGCGGCGAGCACCGCCAAATGCGGCATCAAATTGATATTTGTCCAACGCTTGTTTTAACGCTTGGGTTTTCATGATGTCCGTGTATTTGGCACTGCCATGGGTAAATGGCGTGATCTTGTTGTCAGCTCCTTCCGGATTGGTGTAGCTGATCAGTTCGAAACCGTATTTTTCTGCCATGCGGTCGCGAAACTCGATCATTTCTTTGAATTTCCATGTGGTATTTACATGCATCAATGGAAATGGAATCTTACCTGGCGCAAATGCTTTACGCGCTAAGTGCAAGAGTACAGAAGAGTCTTTACCAACCGAGTAAAGCATAACCGGATTTTCAAATTCGGCGGCAACTTCACGGAAAATTTGAATACTCTCAGCCTCAAGTTGTCTGAGGTGAGTTAAAGAGGGGATTTGTGACGACATATTGAGCCTAATGTTCTAACTTATAACTAATATATTAAACTATTATATGCTTAGAACTTTAACATAATGTGAGAACTCATAATATGTTTTTTTGGACTAATTCAATCCCAATTTTCATAAGAGCAGTGACGGTTCTTATTTCGAGAATTCTGCTCGCTCACTTGCCCAGGCTTGTGCCTCTGTAAAGCACTTTGCTGTGCGGTCGGAGTCAGCATTAATTTTCATTGAAATAAAATACGCTTCTTCCCACTCGGCTTTTTCGTAACGTCTTACCAGATTGATGTAATCCGCCATCAAACCCTCGCCTTTGATGAGCGCCGTTTTGATCGATTCAGATAGAGGTAGCTTGGCCAATAGCTCTTCAATGCTGGTATCTAACATGGCATCCAACAAGGATAACAAACCAACTAAGAAGGCAGAGGATTTATCGATTTTCTGTCCGGGTAGTGCAGCAATCGATTCGCAGAATCGGGCTCGGGTTAAGGACATAACGGTTAATTCGTGTGGTTTATCCGTTTTAAACTGTGCGGTAAACATCAGGGATACAAAACGACGCAATTCCTGTAAGCCAATTGCGACTATCGCCTGTTTAATATTACTTATCTCTTTTTGTGCTCTATTGAACAATGAAGATTGGGCGTACTTGAGAAGTTTAAAGGACATGTTGACATCAATTTCAAAGGCACGAGTTATCTTGTTGATGTTGGGTTCGTCCTCAGCCATTTCAGACATGAGTTGTGCCAATGCTAATTGTGATGGTTGTAAAGAGTAACCCTTAAGTACCTCGGGTTTGCTGAAGAAGTAACCTTGAAAATAAGAAAAGCCCAAATCGACAGCGGTTTGATAGTCTTCATGTGTTTCGACTTTTTCAGCTAACAATTTAATTTGTGGATAATCGGCAATGTCGGTGATGACCTGTTTGATTTCCTCAACACTCATAGCTTGCCAGTCTATTTTGATAATATCAGTGTAAGGATAGAAGTGTTTCCAGACTGGTTCGTGAATATAGTCATCGAGTGCGACTATGTAGCCCTGTTCTTTAATTTCTTTTACAGCAGCCAGCAATTTTTTACCAGGTCTTACGGTTTCAAGTACTTCCACCACCACTTGATCATTGGGTAACAGCAATGGATATCTGTCGATGAGGGTGTCGTGGGTGAAGTTGATAAAGGCCAACTTGTTTTGCGTGAGTGTGTCTAGCCCCAAATTGGTTTGCAAACCATCGATCATCTTTGAGGTTGCTTCGTTTTCACATACGTCAGGAAAGACGTTTTTCAAGCTTTCCCTGAACAACAGTTCATAGGCATAAACCGCTTTGTTGATATCCAAAATTGGCTGGCGTGCTGCATAAAATGCCATGCTAATTGGTCCTTTATTGGGGCTTTCGCTGACAGACAATTGAGCCCTTGAAAATATTCAATTGCTCAGTTCCTTAATAAAGCATGTTGAACTTTGCGGCGAAGTTGCACAGAAAAGAACAACATGCTCTTTGCTATTGTATTGATAAGTCAGTTTGAGTCAATTTGCCTTTTTGCAATTGACTATGACAACTTTTTTTCCATGGATACAAAGTCGCCCTGCAGAGCAGCAGAGCTAGATTTTGTCGCCTTACTCACTATTACAATCGCTATGGTTGCAGCCAAAAACCCGGGCACAATTTCATAAAGTTGGCTGCTCAATGGCTGGTTGTCGGTGCCGATGGGTGCATAAATCCAAACCAGCACGGTAATGGCCCCCGTTAACATACCCGCAATGGCGCCAGCACGTGTGGTGTGCTTCCAGAATAGGCTAAATAAAATTAGCGGACCAAATGAAGCGCCAAATCCGGCCCAAGCGTTTGAAACCAGCGAGAGTATTGAGCTGTCGCGGTCATGCGCTATATAAATTGCTAGTGCTGCTACGAGGAATATACTGATACGGCTCACCAACAGTACCTTGTTTTGCGGTGCCTGACGGTCGATAAATTCATGGTAAAGGTCTGTGGCCAAAGAGCTAGAGGTCACCAGTAACTGTGAAGATATGGTACTCATAATCGCCGCCAGGATAGCCGCTAATAAGAATCCCGAAATAAAGGGGTGGAACAGGGTATTGGACAACAATATGAATATAGTTTCAGGATCAGATAGTGACAGCTGCATCTGCTGCACGTAAGCCAGTCCGGTCAAGCCAACACTCAAAGCTCCGATCAAGGTTACCAGCATCCAGCTCATGCCAATTTTACGAGCGACTTTAAGTTCTTTAACGCCGGAAATCGCCATAAAACGCACGATGATATGGGGCTGACCGAAATAGCCCAGTCCCCATGCCATACTAGAAACAATAGCGATTGCAGAAACGCCATTGACTAAATTAAAGGCCTCGGCATTGACTTGCTCGATAATGGTGCCGGTTTCGGAAATTCCACCCAATTGAAAAATTGCAACAACAGGTACCATGATCAAAGCAACGAACATGATGCAGCCTTGTACAAAATCCGTCATGCTCACGGCGAGATAGCCGCCAAATAATGTATATACAACTACGATGCCTGCGGTGATATACAGTCCCAATTCGTAGGGAAGTTCAAACGCACTTTCGAATAACTTGCCACCGCCAACGACACCTGAAGAGGTGTATATGGCGAAGAAAATAATGATAACCACGGCAGATATAATGCGCAGTAGACGAGTGTTGTCTTTAAAGCGGCTTTCCAGAAAATCCGGAATAGTTAATGAGTTAGTCACTTCGGTATAGGTTCTCAGCCTTGGCGCAACAAAAGTGTAATTACACCAGGCGCCAATTAGCAATCCAACGCCGATCCAACTGCTGGCGAGCCCACTGATATACATTGCACCGGGCAAGCCCATTAACATCCAGCCGCTCATATCAGAAGCGCCCGCTGATAATGCGGTTACCGCAGGGCCAACTTTGCGCCCACCCAGTAAGAAGCCAGAAACAGATGCGTCATTGGTTTTAAAGGCAAACAGGCCAATAGCTAACATGGCCGTAAAATAGATGGCGAGAGCGAGAAGTAGGTAGGGGTCCATAAAAATTCCGT includes these proteins:
- the cysN gene encoding sulfate adenylyltransferase subunit CysN, translated to MHNENELLQQDVLAYLEQHEKKDLLRFLTCGSVDDGKSTLIGRLLHDSKMIYEDQLAAVVKDSKKLGTTGEKVDLALLVDGLQSEREQGITIDVAYRYFSTDKRKFIIADTPGHEQYTRNMVTGASTCDLAIILVDARHGVQVQTKRHSFLVSLLGIKNIVVAINKMDLMDYKQDVFEKIRSDFNVFAKDLAFEDVNFVPISALNGDNVVNPSEHLSWYEGAPLMEILETIEIDRNKNKTDFRFPVQYVNRPNLNFRGFAGTIVSGDIKVGDQITALPSGKSSKVKSIVTFDDDLQYAHTPQAVTLTLEDEIDISRGDMIVKSDNVPASSDAWTAHLVWMAEEALMPNKQYAIKFATKKVTGSISDIDHKIDVNTLEKSEAVHLELNEIAQVQLKLTEAVAADPYAQNRATGAFIVIDRISNATVGAGMVINANESQQTSEKGDFSEFELEFNALVRKHFPHWQAIDISQLK
- the cysD gene encoding sulfate adenylyltransferase subunit CysD, with protein sequence MSSQIPSLTHLRQLEAESIQIFREVAAEFENPVMLYSVGKDSSVLLHLARKAFAPGKIPFPLMHVNTTWKFKEMIEFRDRMAEKYGFELISYTNPEGADNKITPFTHGSAKYTDIMKTQALKQALDKYQFDAAFGGARRDEEKSRAKERVFSFRDQNHRWDPKNQRPELWNIYNSQINKGESIRVFPMSNWTELDIWQYIYMENIEIPSLYLSKPRPVVERDGVQIMVDDERMPLKEGEVPEMKSVRFRTLGCYPLTGAVESTASTLPEVIQEMLLTKTSERQGRVIDHDSAGSMEKKKMEGYF
- the putP gene encoding sodium/proline symporter PutP; this encodes MDPYLLLALAIYFTAMLAIGLFAFKTNDASVSGFLLGGRKVGPAVTALSAGASDMSGWMLMGLPGAMYISGLASSWIGVGLLIGAWCNYTFVAPRLRTYTEVTNSLTIPDFLESRFKDNTRLLRIISAVVIIIFFAIYTSSGVVGGGKLFESAFELPYELGLYITAGIVVVYTLFGGYLAVSMTDFVQGCIMFVALIMVPVVAIFQLGGISETGTIIEQVNAEAFNLVNGVSAIAIVSSMAWGLGYFGQPHIIVRFMAISGVKELKVARKIGMSWMLVTLIGALSVGLTGLAYVQQMQLSLSDPETIFILLSNTLFHPFISGFLLAAILAAIMSTISSQLLVTSSSLATDLYHEFIDRQAPQNKVLLVSRISIFLVAALAIYIAHDRDSSILSLVSNAWAGFGASFGPLILFSLFWKHTTRAGAIAGMLTGAITVLVWIYAPIGTDNQPLSSQLYEIVPGFLAATIAIVIVSKATKSSSAALQGDFVSMEKKLS
- the cysQ gene encoding 3'(2'),5'-bisphosphate nucleotidase CysQ; this encodes MPDNLTELLEPVIAITRDAGDAIMAIYQKDFSIYEKSDDSPLTEADLAAHKIIVQRLAEISDYPILSEESANIDWQERKDWQTYWLVDPLDGTKEFIKKNGEFTVNIALIHQGKAILGVVTAPAINQIYAGVLDGPCFKELEDKSRTELNPVSVDSAEQLKIVGSRSHQSPEIKGFLEALGKPSELVAMGSSLKLCMVAEGKAHLYPRLGPTSEWDTAAAHAVVNAAGGKVTVMTQNENGVWQDSGVELLYNQKESVLNPYFLVSA
- the cysC gene encoding adenylyl-sulfate kinase encodes the protein MSQNIVWHEHNIDKARRAEQNKQKPLAIWFTGLSGSGKSTLAGLLEQKLQAEGKHTYLLDGDNVRHGLCGDLGFSDKDRVENIRRISEVVKLFVDAGQIVLTAFISPFKADRAFCRDLLDESEFVEVYVDVPLEICEQRDPKGLYKKARAGDIKHFTGIDSPYEAPESPEIHLQVNDESPESVTEKLYEQLLEKGFI
- a CDS encoding EAL and HDOD domain-containing protein; translated protein: MAFYAARQPILDINKAVYAYELLFRESLKNVFPDVCENEATSKMIDGLQTNLGLDTLTQNKLAFINFTHDTLIDRYPLLLPNDQVVVEVLETVRPGKKLLAAVKEIKEQGYIVALDDYIHEPVWKHFYPYTDIIKIDWQAMSVEEIKQVITDIADYPQIKLLAEKVETHEDYQTAVDLGFSYFQGYFFSKPEVLKGYSLQPSQLALAQLMSEMAEDEPNINKITRAFEIDVNMSFKLLKYAQSSLFNRAQKEISNIKQAIVAIGLQELRRFVSLMFTAQFKTDKPHELTVMSLTRARFCESIAALPGQKIDKSSAFLVGLLSLLDAMLDTSIEELLAKLPLSESIKTALIKGEGLMADYINLVRRYEKAEWEEAYFISMKINADSDRTAKCFTEAQAWASERAEFSK